The following coding sequences are from one Saccopteryx bilineata isolate mSacBil1 chromosome 3, mSacBil1_pri_phased_curated, whole genome shotgun sequence window:
- the NR1H2 gene encoding oxysterols receptor LXR-beta produces MSTPTSSSQNTPLPGNVPPKPSTPSSKPVVKEERPEPWPGGPDPDVPGTDGAGSACSVVITDPAEEPERKRKKGPAPKMLGHELCRVCGDKASGFHYNVLSCEGCKGFFRRSVVRGGAGRYACRGGGTCQMDAFMRRKCQQCRLRKCKEAGMREQCVLSEEQIRKKKIRKQQQQQQSQSQSQSSPVGPGVSSSSASGPGASPGGSDGGGLGSGEGEGVQLTAAQELMIQQLVAAQLQCNKRSFSDQPKVTPWPLGADPQSRDARQQRFAHFTELAIISVQEIVDFAKQVPGFLQLGREDQIALLKASTIEIMLLETARRYNHETECITFLKDFTYSKDDFHRAGLQVEFINPIFEFSRAMRQLGLDDAEYALLIAINIFSADRPNVQEPSRVEALQQPYVEALLSYTRIKRPQDQLRFPRMLMKLVSLRTLSSVHSEQVFALRLQDKKLPPLLSEIWDVHE; encoded by the exons ATGTCCACCCCTACCTCGAGTTCCCAAAATACCCCCTTGCCTG gaaatGTTCCCCCTAAGCCCAGCACCCCCTCTTCTAAACCTGTTGTAAAGGAGGAGCGTCCTGAGCCGTGGCCAGGGGGTCCGGACCCTGATGTTCCAGGCACTGATGGGGCCGGCTCAGCCTGCAGTGTGG TCATTACAGACCCAGCAGAGGAGCCAGAGCGCAAGCGAAAGAAGGGCCCGGCTCCAAAGATGCTGGGCCATGAGCTGTGCCGCGTGTGTGGGGACAAGGCTTCCGGCTTCCACTACAATGTGCTCAGCTGCGAAGGCTGCAAGGGCTTCTTCCGGCGCAGCGTGGTCCGAGGCGGGGCCGGGCGCTACGCCTGCCGGGGTGGTGGAACCTGCCAGATGGACGCCTTCATGCGGCGCAAGTGCCAGCAATGCCGGCTGCGCAAGTGCAAGGAGGCCGGGATGAGGGAGCAGT gcgtcCTCTCTGAAGAACAGATCCGGAAGAAGAAGATTCggaagcagcaacagcagcagcagtccCAGTCCCAGTCACAGTCATCACCTGTTGGGCCAGGAGTCAGCAGCAGCTCAGCCTCTGGGCCTGGGGCCTCCCCTGGAGGGTCTGATGGGGGTGGCCTGGGTTCCGGGGAAGGCGAGGGTGTCCAGTTAACAGCTGCTCAGGAACTAATGATACAGCAGTTGGTGGCGGCCCAACTGCAGTGCAACAAACGCTCCTTTTCTGACCAGCCCAAAGTCACG ccctggcctctgGGTGCAGACCCCCAGTCCCGCGATGCCCGCCAACAGCGTTTCGCTCACTTCACGGAGCTAGCCATCATCTCAGTCCAGGAGATTGTGGATTTTGCCAAGCAGGTGCCTGGCTTCCTGCAGCTGGGCCGTGAGGACCAGATCGCTCTCCTAAAGGCCTCTACCATTGAG ATCATGCTGCTGGAGACGGCTAGACGCTACAACCATGAGACGGAGTGCATTACTTTTTTGAAGGACTTCACCTACAGCAAAGACGACTTCCACCGTGCAG gCCTGCAGGTGGAGTTCATCAACCCCATCTTCGAGTTCTCACGGGCCATGCGGCAGCTGGGCTTGGATGACGCTGAGTATGCCCTGCTCATCGCCATCAATATTTTCTCCGCCGACCGGCCCAACGTGCAGGAGCCCAGCCGCGTGGAGGCACTGCAGCAGCCCTACGTGGAGGCGCTGCTCTCCTACACGCGCATCAAGAGGCCACAG gaccAGCTGCGCTTCCCCCGCATGCTgatgaagctggtgagcctgcgcacGCTGAGCTCCGTGCACTCGGAGCAGGTGTTCGCCCTGCGCCTCCAGGACAAGAAGCTGCCGCCTCTGCTGTCTGAGATATGGGACGTCCATGAGTGA